One genomic window of Solanum dulcamara chromosome 10, daSolDulc1.2, whole genome shotgun sequence includes the following:
- the LOC129905040 gene encoding uncharacterized protein LOC129905040 produces the protein MTIKLVVGGLTLNIISAYAPQVGLDEETKRCFWEDLDEVVVSIPLTEKLFIGGDFNGHIGSVSAGYDEVHGGFGFGCRNSGGASLLDFTKAFGLRVANSSFPKKKEHLVTFRSSRAATQIDFWLLRKDDKSSVRTTRSYQVRILRPNINY, from the coding sequence atgacgaTTAAGTTAGTCGTTGGAGGGCTCaccttgaacattattagtgcctaTGCGCCGCAAGTGGGGTTGGACGAGGAGACAAAAAGGTGCTTTTGGGAGGACTTGGACGAAGTGGTGGTCAGTATACCGCTTACTGAGAAGCTATTCAtaggaggagatttcaatgggcacattgggTCTGTTTCGGCTGGCTATGACGAGGTGCATGGAGGATTTGGCTTTGGGTGCAGGAATAGTGGAGGAGCCTCACTCCTGGATTTCACAAAAGCTTTTGGTTTAAGGGtggccaactcgagtttcccaaagaagaaggagcacttggtaacctttcgtAGCTCGAGGGCGGCGACGCAAATAGACTTCTGGCTCCTTAGAAAAGATGATAAAAGTTCTGTAAGGACTACAAGGTCATACCAAGTGAGAATCTTACGACCCAACATAAACTATTAG